A stretch of Brassica rapa cultivar Chiifu-401-42 chromosome A08, CAAS_Brap_v3.01, whole genome shotgun sequence DNA encodes these proteins:
- the LOC103836118 gene encoding putative F-box/kelch-repeat protein At1g13200 codes for MEAAENRVVVASSEGKRKRRKRRRRNEKPVIAPSSLPKEVIEEIFLRLPVKALIRLRSLSKQWRVTMESLCFAERHLKIAKQSRVKLIMVIDSRLVPKPPPDSNVGFRTFCLESASLLFFTLINFSQGFDSWIFISGNCDGLFCIHSPKTQSIYVVNPATRWLRQLPPARFQILIHKFDPTLEEWIAMDSLFHLAFVKKAAADYKLVWLYNSDSYNVDPSCPNEGVTKCEVFDFRANAWRYLACTPSYRIFPNQKPAYANGSVYWHTELHEGRIEVVDFDIHTETFRLLPKIIPAIASSDPSHIDMCTLDNHLCMSKREHVTKIQEIWRLKPTEGTWEMIFSIDLLSCPSSRTEIRDQFEWSQKDLVEPSTPVAVCKNKKILLSHCYSRGLVKYDPLTKSLDFFYRDPMAWRKVTYFPSLISHI; via the coding sequence ATGGAGGCAGCAGAGAATCGGGTTGTGGTTGCATCATCAGaaggaaagagaaagagaagaaaaagaaggagaagaaacgAGAAGCCAGTGATTGCTCCATCATCACTACCAAAAGAAGTGATAGAGGAAATCTTCTTGCGACTTCCAGTAAAAGCTCTAATCCGACTCAGGTCTCTCTCAAAACAGTGGAGAGTGACAATGGAGTCTCTCTGTTTCGCAGAGAGACACTTGAAGATCGCGAAGCAATCCCGCGTGAAACTGATCATGGTCATCGACTCACGTCTAGTGCCTAAGCCTCCCCCAGATTCAAACGTTGGTTTTAGGACATTCTGCTTGGAATCAGCTTCTCTTCTATTCTTTACTCTTATCAATTTCTCTCAAGGATTCGATAGCTGGATCTTCATCTCTGGAAACTGCGACGGCCTTTTCTGCATCCATTCCCCGAAAACTCAATCCATATATGTAGTTAATCCTGCTACACGGTGGCTCCGACAACTTCCTCCTGCTAGGTTTCAGATTTTGATACACAAGTTTGACCCGACTCTAGAAGAGTGGATAGCCATGGATTCATTGTTTCATCTAGCATTCGTGAAGAAGGCTGCTGCTGATTACAAATTAGTGTGGTTGTATAATTCTGATAGTTACAACGTTGATCCTTCGTGTCCAAACGAGGGAGTTACCAAATGTGAGGTTTTTGACTTTAGGGCAAACGCTTGGAGATACTTGGCTTGCACTCCAAGTTATCGTAtatttcctaatcaaaagccagCATATGCAAATGGGTCAGTGTATTGGCACACGGAACTACATGAGGGCAGAATCGAAGTGGTGGATTTTGATATCCACACAGAAACATTCAGGTTGCTGCCGAAGATCATTCCAGCTATTGCTAGTTCAGATCCTAGCCATATTGACATGTGCACTCTAGATAATCATTTGTGTATGTCGAAAAGGGAGCACGTTACCAAGATCCAAGAGATATGGAGGTTGAAACCAACAGAAGGCACTTGGGAGATGATTTTTTCAATAGATCTCCTTTCTTGCCCTTCTTCTCGAACTGAGATCCGCGATCAGTTTGAATGGAGCCAGAAGGATTTGGTTGAGCCATCCACACCCGTGGCCGTATGCAAGAACAAGAAAATCCTGCTCTCACATTGCTATTCCCGCGGTCTGGTAAAATATGATCCCCTAACAAAGTCTCTAGATTTCTTTTACCGAGATCCTATGGCTTGGAGAAAAGTTACTTATTTTCCAAGTTTGATCTCTCATATCTAA